One window from the genome of Prosthecobacter vanneervenii encodes:
- a CDS encoding Minf_1886 family protein, with protein sequence MTPISFGEAVRRSIQNDPRYHPAAYELVRDALHVAAKKFRDENAEDQHVSGQELLAGFREHVLSEYGPMSNIILDQWGLQRGEDVGNIVYNLIECGYFGKNDGDSIEDFAGGYDFATAFTNPFLPSSQREPREKKSS encoded by the coding sequence ATGACTCCCATCAGCTTCGGCGAGGCCGTCCGGCGCTCGATTCAAAATGACCCACGTTACCACCCGGCAGCCTACGAGCTGGTGCGGGATGCCCTTCACGTGGCCGCCAAGAAATTCCGCGATGAAAATGCCGAGGACCAGCATGTGAGCGGCCAGGAGCTTCTGGCAGGCTTCCGTGAGCACGTGCTCTCCGAGTACGGCCCCATGTCCAACATCATTCTCGACCAGTGGGGCCTCCAGCGCGGAGAAGACGTCGGCAACATTGTCTATAACCTGATCGAGTGCGGCTACTTCGGCAAAAACGACGGCGACAGCATCGAAGACTTCGCCGGTGGCTACGACTTCGCCACAGCCTTCACCAATCCTTTCCTTCCCTCCTCGCAGCGTGAGCCGCGCGAGAAAAAATCCTCATGA
- a CDS encoding DNA-methyltransferase gives MKTNRILKGDALKELQKLPSGVAQTIIADPPYFNVLEDEAWDTQWKTAADYLAWCDAWVAESMRILRDDGLAFIFGQLGKREHTFLHLMSRLSQQHQFHDLIIWDRAVGYDERRDSFTPQYEMILVLRKGDDVKFNKDTVRIPYDAATIEAYMRDNRYKDKTARRAHLEKGKYATNIIRVPSLKGNSKEKCGHPSQKPINLIDKLIACSTDVGDLVLDPFLGSGTTAASAQRLQRLWLGIERDSNYIKIAKKRLAPPSKSSIKNRKS, from the coding sequence ATGAAAACCAACCGCATACTCAAAGGCGATGCCCTCAAGGAGCTGCAAAAACTCCCCTCAGGCGTCGCTCAAACCATCATCGCCGATCCTCCTTATTTTAACGTTCTCGAAGATGAAGCCTGGGACACTCAATGGAAGACAGCCGCCGACTACCTCGCCTGGTGCGATGCCTGGGTGGCCGAGTCCATGCGCATCCTGCGCGATGACGGCCTCGCCTTCATCTTCGGCCAGCTAGGCAAGCGCGAGCACACCTTCCTCCACCTCATGTCACGTCTCAGTCAGCAGCACCAGTTTCACGATCTCATCATCTGGGATCGCGCGGTGGGCTATGACGAGCGGCGGGACAGCTTCACCCCGCAGTACGAGATGATCCTGGTGCTGCGCAAAGGCGATGACGTGAAGTTCAACAAAGACACCGTCCGCATCCCCTACGACGCCGCCACCATCGAGGCCTACATGCGGGACAATCGTTACAAGGACAAGACCGCCCGCCGTGCCCATCTGGAGAAAGGCAAGTACGCCACCAACATCATCCGCGTGCCCAGCCTGAAGGGAAACTCCAAGGAGAAGTGCGGCCACCCCTCGCAAAAGCCGATCAACCTCATCGACAAGCTCATCGCCTGCTCCACAGACGTGGGCGACCTCGTCCTCGATCCCTTCCTCGGCTCCGGCACCACCGCCGCCTCCGCCCAGCGCTTGCAGCGCCTGTGGCTCGGCATCGAGCGCGACTCCAACTACATCAAGATCGCCAAGAAGCGCCTCGCCCCACCTTCCAAATCATCAATCAAAAATCGTAAATCATAA
- a CDS encoding GatB/YqeY domain-containing protein, giving the protein MSFTAQISEDLKNAMRAKDTVALNVIRNLKSALKYAAIEKLGAEGELGDTDALAVVRKEIKKLQDSVDGAEKAGRPEAVAAARAEIAVLEKYLPAAMSAEDLGKLVEAVIAELGATSKKDMGGVMKALQERVAGRADSKSISTEVAKRLA; this is encoded by the coding sequence ATGAGCTTCACCGCCCAAATTTCCGAAGACCTCAAAAACGCCATGCGTGCCAAGGACACCGTGGCCCTCAACGTCATCCGCAACCTGAAGTCCGCCCTCAAATACGCCGCCATCGAAAAACTCGGCGCCGAAGGCGAGCTGGGCGACACCGACGCCCTCGCCGTCGTCCGCAAGGAGATCAAAAAGCTGCAGGATAGCGTGGACGGTGCCGAAAAAGCTGGCCGCCCCGAAGCCGTCGCCGCCGCCAGGGCCGAGATCGCCGTCCTTGAGAAATACCTCCCCGCCGCCATGAGCGCCGAGGACCTCGGCAAGCTCGTCGAGGCCGTCATCGCCGAGCTCGGCGCCACCTCCAAAAAAGACATGGGCGGCGTCATGAAGGCCCTCCAGGAGCGCGTCGCCGGTCGTGCCGACAGCAAATCCATCTCCACAGAAGTGGCCAAACGCCTCGCTTAA
- a CDS encoding MFS transporter: MPDSADLDHAPHLPRRNWASIVLVLFVQAMNSFSDNFVKMLLIALSIIIAKDSWVGRHMELWLGAIFSLPYMIFAPLAGYWSDRFSKRNVIIWMQVMQIICFVWLSLALWMQRVPGSLEISLVGFFVLAVQAAVLSPAKMGIMKELAGSRRLGQVSGWLQVTMLAGILGGMWAGGVWYGTEYEKTHDAWMSALWPLIVISIFGILELIASLCIQPTPSHTEVHWRKGMALEHFESLKIVFRRRSIRLAALGVTYFWFISNALSFILVTLTKELHPDTGHGDGPMELAKVAGILGIGVISGSFFASHISRNRIELGLIPLGGFGLVAGLLWSGLAPLGSSWMYAGIIFTGAAGGCFMVPLYAFAQDKAEKQEKARIHAGMNLMDCLGTLVAVAIVALMKWLDLHSSTQFLILAIPTFAAAVYIMRLLPQDLVRFLMLAAVRFTYKVRPVHVERIPATGGVLLLPNHVSYVDALIVGSASRRPVRFVMWDALYNLWWLKWLMRLVGTVPISATRAKDAVRAVAAALQEGEVVCLFPEGQITRHGMINELRRGFELMARQADAQVVPVYLDGLYGSIFSFQGGKFFTKRPKHIRYPVSVHFGQPLAPRAATAEAVRQSMLQLSSSAFLQRKSWLHAEADLPAFANALRLAEVEWHQAGDVFLSLEPEGSIIHRTVKALTQVMPGTKFIDHPTDAHATHIVAFCTRTTLSQLTGHERLVFCLDSSPTNLPPPLTPTPPPSPGSPSPSPSLGFEASAKEALRGYIDPLTSLLLSTETPNPPMPAGDKDEQLGRKPSTLGRLLPGLAIHPAPEGLHITGLLPKDDRTIILSGMKVDEHGFLVATV; encoded by the coding sequence ATGCCCGACTCCGCAGACCTCGACCACGCACCCCATCTGCCACGCCGAAACTGGGCGTCCATCGTGCTCGTGCTGTTCGTGCAGGCCATGAACTCCTTCAGCGACAACTTCGTCAAGATGTTGCTCATCGCGCTGTCCATCATCATTGCCAAGGACTCCTGGGTCGGCCGCCACATGGAGCTCTGGCTCGGCGCCATCTTCTCCCTTCCCTACATGATCTTCGCCCCCCTCGCGGGCTACTGGTCTGACCGCTTCTCCAAGCGCAACGTCATCATCTGGATGCAGGTCATGCAGATCATCTGCTTCGTCTGGCTCTCCCTCGCCCTGTGGATGCAGCGCGTGCCCGGCTCCCTCGAGATCTCCCTCGTCGGCTTCTTTGTACTCGCCGTCCAGGCCGCCGTCCTCAGCCCGGCCAAGATGGGCATCATGAAGGAGCTCGCCGGTTCCCGCCGCCTCGGCCAGGTCTCCGGCTGGCTCCAGGTCACCATGCTCGCAGGCATCCTCGGCGGCATGTGGGCCGGCGGCGTCTGGTACGGCACCGAGTATGAAAAGACCCACGATGCCTGGATGTCCGCTCTCTGGCCGCTCATCGTCATCAGCATCTTCGGCATCCTCGAGCTCATCGCCTCCCTCTGCATCCAGCCCACCCCCTCCCACACCGAGGTCCACTGGCGCAAAGGCATGGCCCTCGAGCACTTCGAGAGCCTCAAGATCGTCTTCCGCCGCCGCTCCATCCGCCTCGCCGCCCTCGGCGTCACCTACTTCTGGTTCATCTCCAATGCCCTCAGCTTCATCCTCGTCACCCTGACCAAGGAGCTGCACCCCGACACCGGCCACGGAGACGGCCCCATGGAGCTCGCCAAAGTCGCCGGCATCCTCGGCATCGGCGTCATCAGCGGCAGCTTCTTCGCCTCCCACATCTCCAGAAACCGCATCGAGCTCGGCCTCATCCCCCTCGGCGGCTTCGGCCTCGTCGCCGGACTCCTCTGGTCCGGCCTCGCCCCCCTCGGCAGCAGCTGGATGTACGCCGGCATCATCTTCACCGGCGCCGCAGGCGGCTGCTTCATGGTCCCCCTCTACGCCTTCGCTCAGGACAAGGCGGAAAAGCAGGAAAAAGCCCGCATCCATGCCGGCATGAACCTCATGGACTGCCTCGGCACCCTCGTCGCCGTCGCCATCGTCGCCCTCATGAAGTGGCTGGACCTGCACTCCTCCACCCAGTTCCTCATCCTCGCCATCCCCACCTTTGCAGCCGCCGTTTACATCATGCGCCTGCTGCCCCAGGACCTCGTGCGCTTCCTCATGCTCGCCGCCGTCCGTTTCACCTACAAGGTGCGGCCCGTCCACGTCGAGCGCATCCCCGCCACCGGCGGCGTCCTCCTTTTGCCCAATCACGTCAGCTACGTCGATGCCCTCATCGTCGGCTCCGCCAGCCGCCGCCCCGTCCGCTTCGTCATGTGGGACGCCCTCTACAATCTCTGGTGGCTCAAGTGGCTCATGCGCCTCGTCGGCACCGTCCCCATCTCCGCCACCCGCGCCAAAGACGCCGTCCGCGCCGTCGCCGCCGCCCTTCAGGAGGGCGAGGTCGTCTGCCTCTTCCCCGAAGGCCAGATCACCCGCCACGGCATGATCAATGAGCTCCGCCGCGGCTTCGAGCTCATGGCCCGGCAGGCCGATGCCCAGGTCGTCCCCGTCTATCTCGACGGCCTCTACGGCAGCATCTTCTCCTTCCAGGGCGGCAAATTCTTCACCAAGCGGCCCAAGCACATCCGCTACCCCGTCTCAGTCCACTTCGGCCAGCCCCTCGCCCCACGCGCCGCCACCGCCGAGGCCGTCCGCCAGTCCATGCTGCAGCTCAGCAGCTCCGCCTTCCTCCAGCGCAAAAGCTGGCTCCACGCCGAAGCCGACCTCCCCGCCTTCGCCAATGCCCTCCGCCTCGCCGAAGTCGAGTGGCATCAGGCAGGCGATGTCTTCCTCTCCCTCGAGCCCGAGGGCAGCATCATCCACCGCACCGTCAAAGCCCTCACCCAGGTGATGCCCGGCACCAAGTTCATCGACCACCCCACCGACGCCCACGCCACCCACATCGTCGCCTTCTGCACCCGCACCACCCTCAGCCAGCTCACCGGCCACGAGCGCCTAGTCTTTTGCCTCGACAGCTCTCCCACCAATCTTCCTCCTCCTCTTACTCCTACTCCCCCTCCCTCGCCCGGATCTCCGTCTCCCTCCCCCAGCTTGGGCTTCGAAGCTTCAGCGAAGGAGGCCCTCCGCGGCTACATCGATCCCCTCACCTCCCTCCTCCTCAGCACCGAGACCCCCAACCCGCCCATGCCCGCCGGCGACAAAGACGAGCAGCTCGGCCGCAAACCCAGCACCCTCGGCCGCCTCCTCCCCGGCCTCGCCATCCACCCCGCCCCCGAAGGCCTCCACATCACCGGCCTCCTCCCCAAAGACGACCGCACCATCATCCTCTCAGGCATGAAAGTAGACGAGCACGGCTTTTTGGTCGCCACGGTTTGA
- a CDS encoding peptidylprolyl isomerase, with protein sequence MKIVMETTKGTIELELDAAKAPISVANFVSYVKKGFYDGLIFHRVIPGFMAQGGGFTPDMQQKQPDGQIENEAKNGLKNVRGSIAMARTPNPHSASSQFFINLKDNSFLDYPGQDGWGYCVFGKVTKGMETVDAMAAVETGRKGPHGDVPLEPIIIKSAKLAE encoded by the coding sequence GTGAAAATCGTGATGGAAACCACCAAAGGCACCATCGAACTCGAACTCGATGCCGCCAAGGCCCCCATCTCCGTGGCCAATTTCGTCAGCTATGTAAAGAAAGGCTTCTATGACGGCCTCATCTTCCACCGCGTCATCCCAGGCTTCATGGCCCAGGGCGGCGGCTTCACCCCCGACATGCAGCAGAAGCAGCCCGACGGCCAGATCGAAAACGAAGCCAAGAACGGCCTCAAGAACGTCCGCGGCTCCATCGCCATGGCACGCACTCCCAACCCCCACAGCGCCAGCTCCCAGTTCTTCATCAACCTCAAGGACAACTCCTTCCTCGACTACCCGGGCCAGGACGGCTGGGGCTACTGCGTCTTTGGCAAGGTGACCAAGGGCATGGAAACCGTGGACGCCATGGCCGCCGTCGAAACCGGCCGCAAGGGCCCTCACGGCGACGTCCCTCTTGAGCCCATCATCATCAAGAGCGCCAAACTCGCGGAATAA
- the ispD gene encoding 2-C-methyl-D-erythritol 4-phosphate cytidylyltransferase, with protein sequence MTSAIIVAAGSSRRMGFNKLLAPLAGKPVLSRTLAAFQACEAVAEIIVVTSEGLRPEIEAWRTAGGLEKVTQIIIGGAERHLSVHAGLQALSPACDIVAVHDGARPLISVAQITRCIKAARTQAAVACARPMTETLKRCDPSGLIIGSIDRAHAWIMETPQVFQRPLLVRAYDAVIRDSLLVTDEVSAVQHLGAPVHVVENFELNPKITFPADILLAQRFVD encoded by the coding sequence ATGACCTCCGCCATCATCGTTGCCGCAGGCAGCAGCCGGCGCATGGGGTTCAATAAACTCCTCGCTCCCCTGGCAGGAAAGCCCGTGCTCAGCCGCACCCTCGCCGCCTTCCAGGCCTGCGAGGCCGTGGCCGAGATCATCGTCGTCACCAGCGAGGGCCTGCGCCCCGAGATCGAGGCCTGGCGCACCGCTGGCGGGCTGGAAAAGGTCACCCAGATCATCATCGGCGGCGCAGAGCGTCACCTCTCCGTCCACGCCGGCCTCCAGGCCCTCAGCCCCGCCTGCGACATCGTCGCCGTCCACGACGGCGCACGCCCGCTCATCTCCGTCGCGCAGATCACCCGCTGCATCAAGGCCGCACGCACCCAGGCCGCCGTCGCCTGCGCACGCCCCATGACAGAGACCCTCAAGCGCTGCGATCCCTCCGGCCTCATCATCGGCTCCATCGACCGCGCCCACGCCTGGATCATGGAGACCCCCCAGGTCTTCCAGCGCCCCCTCCTCGTCCGCGCCTACGACGCCGTCATCCGCGACTCCCTCCTCGTCACAGACGAAGTCTCCGCCGTCCAGCACCTCGGCGCTCCCGTGCACGTCGTCGAAAACTTTGAACTCAACCCCAAGATCACCTTCCCGGCAGACATCCTGCTGGCACAGCGATTTGTGGACTGA
- a CDS encoding PIG-L family deacetylase, with product MQFRHPKHDLYIPDETEPWTALRRVTHLGIVSHQDDLEIAAYHGITECFHDKEQWFGGVVVTDGAGSPRKGPYESYTDEEMQKVRLIEQRKAAYVGEYSIMVQLGYPSDEIKKPRHAPAVEDLKFILEHAQPKILYLHNPCDRHDTHVATFLRCLEAIRELPPEMRPEKVYGCEVWRKLDWLLHDDKVMLWVDKHPHMLRPLLGVFDSQISGGKRYDLAEEGLRHANATYFDSHTTDKTSLLTFAMDLTPLTQDDSLCPIEYSVNYVKRLEADVHDRVKKFM from the coding sequence GTGCAATTTCGACATCCCAAACACGATCTCTACATTCCAGACGAAACTGAACCGTGGACGGCGCTGAGGCGCGTCACGCATCTGGGGATTGTCTCCCATCAGGATGACCTGGAAATCGCCGCGTATCATGGCATCACCGAGTGCTTTCATGACAAGGAGCAGTGGTTTGGCGGAGTGGTGGTGACGGATGGTGCGGGCAGCCCGCGCAAGGGGCCGTATGAGAGCTACACGGATGAGGAGATGCAGAAGGTGCGCCTGATCGAACAGCGCAAGGCGGCGTATGTGGGCGAGTACAGCATCATGGTGCAGCTGGGGTACCCGAGCGATGAGATCAAGAAGCCGCGGCATGCGCCGGCGGTGGAGGATTTGAAATTCATCCTGGAGCATGCGCAGCCGAAGATCCTGTACCTCCACAACCCGTGCGACAGGCATGACACGCATGTGGCGACCTTTCTACGCTGCTTGGAGGCGATCCGCGAGCTGCCGCCGGAGATGCGCCCGGAGAAGGTCTATGGCTGCGAGGTGTGGCGCAAGCTGGACTGGCTGCTGCACGACGACAAGGTGATGCTGTGGGTGGACAAGCACCCGCACATGCTGCGCCCGCTGCTGGGAGTGTTTGATTCGCAGATCAGCGGTGGGAAGCGCTATGACCTGGCGGAAGAAGGCCTGCGCCACGCGAATGCGACCTACTTTGACTCCCACACGACGGACAAGACGAGCCTCTTAACGTTTGCGATGGATCTGACGCCGCTGACGCAGGACGACAGCCTGTGCCCGATCGAGTACTCGGTGAACTATGTGAAGCGGCTGGAGGCGGATGTGCACGACCGCGTGAAGAAGTTTATGTAA
- a CDS encoding glycosyltransferase family 4 protein produces the protein MRILHLTPGTGNFHCGSCLRDHALIKALRVRGHDALMAPLYLPLVTDREFGAQELPVQIGGISLFLQQKFTWFHKLPRFVHNWINKPDRLRLASKRMGMTSPRVLGEMTLGALLGSEGRQWGEWHKLLEWIRGHGRFDVVSLSNSLLTGLAPAIEKELGIPVVCSLQGEDSFLDTLPEPYRAQCWQAMQRNARSIRAFVAPSQFYAGLMRQRLDAAEGQIKVMPNGIDTTAFTTSSPDPNWPTIGYFARMIHGKGLTTLVDAFIDLAKRGSVPRVKLRIGGAKTPIDEKYVAELQRKIKAAGLEKRVEWLPNVSFKDKVHFFHDLTVFTVPATYGEAFGLYVIEAVSSGVPVVQPDHGAFPELIASTEGGVLCKPDDAKALADALETLLNDGELRDKLSRNGVARVRQEFSATRMAERFEAVLQEAVASPQAVN, from the coding sequence ATGCGCATCCTCCACCTCACACCCGGCACCGGCAATTTCCACTGCGGCTCCTGCCTGCGCGACCATGCGCTGATCAAGGCGCTGCGCGTGCGTGGGCACGATGCACTCATGGCGCCGCTGTACCTGCCGCTGGTGACGGACCGTGAATTTGGCGCGCAGGAGCTGCCCGTGCAGATCGGCGGCATCTCGCTCTTTTTGCAGCAGAAGTTCACCTGGTTTCACAAGCTGCCAAGGTTCGTCCACAATTGGATCAACAAACCGGACCGCCTGCGCCTGGCCTCAAAGCGTATGGGAATGACCAGCCCCCGGGTGCTGGGGGAAATGACCCTCGGCGCACTGCTGGGTTCCGAAGGCCGCCAGTGGGGCGAATGGCACAAGCTCCTCGAATGGATTCGCGGTCACGGCAGGTTTGACGTCGTCTCTTTGTCCAACAGCCTGCTCACCGGCCTCGCTCCGGCCATTGAAAAAGAGCTGGGTATTCCGGTGGTATGCTCTCTGCAGGGAGAGGACAGCTTTCTGGACACCCTGCCGGAGCCCTATCGCGCGCAGTGCTGGCAGGCCATGCAGCGGAATGCACGCAGCATACGCGCTTTCGTCGCCCCCAGCCAGTTCTACGCCGGCCTCATGCGCCAGCGCCTGGATGCCGCCGAAGGACAGATCAAGGTCATGCCCAATGGCATCGACACCACCGCCTTCACCACCTCCTCCCCGGACCCGAACTGGCCCACCATCGGCTACTTTGCACGCATGATCCACGGCAAGGGCCTCACCACCTTGGTGGATGCCTTCATCGACCTCGCAAAACGCGGCTCCGTGCCGCGCGTCAAGCTCCGCATCGGCGGCGCCAAGACTCCCATCGATGAAAAATACGTGGCGGAGCTCCAGCGCAAGATCAAGGCCGCCGGACTGGAGAAGCGCGTGGAGTGGCTGCCGAATGTCAGCTTCAAAGACAAGGTCCATTTCTTCCACGACCTTACCGTCTTCACCGTCCCTGCCACTTATGGGGAGGCCTTCGGACTCTACGTCATTGAGGCCGTCTCCAGCGGGGTCCCCGTGGTGCAGCCGGACCATGGCGCCTTCCCTGAGCTCATCGCCTCCACGGAAGGCGGGGTGCTCTGCAAGCCCGACGACGCCAAGGCGCTGGCCGATGCCCTGGAAACCCTGCTCAACGACGGCGAACTGCGCGACAAGCTCTCCCGCAACGGCGTGGCGCGCGTACGCCAGGAATTCAGCGCCACCCGCATGGCCGAGCGCTTTGAGGCCGTGCTGCAGGAGGCCGTGGCCTCCCCCCAAGCCGTGAATTGA
- a CDS encoding M16 family metallopeptidase encodes MKKVLSRSAPSKAGAPSVPALDAAVTTLPNGLEVIVREDHAHPLVSVQVWIKAGSIHEEQHTGAGIAHCVEHMLFKGTARRDAAQISQGIQALGGYVNAYTSFNRTVYWIDGLAEHAEGYLDILADMIRHSKFDADELTREKEVIRREMAMDNDDPGSAVQHLMQATAFRQHPLRHPIIGHREVFDQISRADVYGFVQRHYVPNNAFIVIAGDVDTAAVLESVRSLFGDWQRRAFDPVLLPAEPRQQGGRTASKNFATELTRIALGWQIPGDSHEDKPALDVLAFLLGSGRSSRLYQELREKRSLAHYIWAGAWCAPEVGLFNVEAECNPDDAEKLRKGMLEVIEVMKKTGPGRAELEKAVRATLSSQMRTLSTVKGQAGSLGHGWLLTGSLDYQRQFLHAISALTPDVIRDAARRYLVPEAMCTVTVGEDVETSSKATASSDSARPDIHRFKLKNGLTLIVGENPRLPLVSVRTNFLAGVLAETDLSAGVTQVSAQMLLKGTKKRAAAEIAAELENRGGSLICTADAHRYTIGADVMRGDEADALDLVADLILNPALPQAQLAEVKKRQIASILEEKEDPLTVAMRKARREIFAGQPFHRTALGTEETVSSLKLADCRAMLQASFATGNGVISVFGDVKAAEMKKQVEKALAKLPRGSRQIALGREYHASAKPAAWTEHMDKEQAVLVVGFRTVGLEDRDVHALNLIDEACSDMGSRLFNRIREELGLAYYVGAQNFAAMGAGAFYFYVGTDPKKVKLAEKELMAQINDLAANGLHTDEIDRARVTWRSSWLRAQQGNGSMADVCAWNEINGLGWDHFQKLPGIMADISSKEIQRVAAKYFGEKKAFIVRVLPK; translated from the coding sequence ATGAAAAAAGTTCTGTCCCGTTCCGCGCCGTCCAAAGCAGGCGCGCCTTCCGTCCCCGCCCTGGATGCCGCCGTCACCACCCTGCCCAATGGCCTGGAAGTCATCGTGCGGGAGGATCACGCACACCCGCTGGTCAGCGTGCAGGTATGGATCAAGGCAGGCAGCATTCATGAGGAACAGCACACGGGCGCAGGCATCGCCCACTGCGTGGAGCACATGCTCTTCAAAGGCACCGCCAGACGCGACGCAGCGCAGATCTCCCAGGGCATCCAGGCTCTGGGCGGTTACGTCAACGCCTACACCTCCTTCAACCGCACCGTGTACTGGATCGATGGTCTGGCCGAGCATGCCGAGGGCTACCTCGACATCCTCGCAGACATGATCCGGCATTCGAAATTCGACGCCGACGAACTCACTCGCGAAAAAGAGGTCATCCGCCGCGAGATGGCCATGGACAATGACGATCCCGGCAGCGCCGTGCAGCACCTCATGCAGGCCACCGCCTTCCGCCAGCACCCGCTTCGCCACCCCATCATCGGCCACCGCGAGGTGTTTGACCAGATCTCCCGCGCGGATGTTTACGGCTTTGTGCAGCGGCACTACGTGCCCAACAACGCCTTCATCGTCATCGCCGGAGATGTGGACACCGCCGCCGTGCTGGAGAGCGTCCGCAGCCTCTTTGGCGACTGGCAGCGCCGCGCCTTCGACCCCGTGCTGCTCCCAGCCGAGCCACGCCAGCAGGGCGGCCGCACAGCTTCCAAAAACTTCGCCACCGAGCTCACCCGCATCGCCCTGGGCTGGCAGATTCCCGGAGACAGCCATGAGGACAAGCCCGCATTGGACGTGCTCGCCTTCCTGCTGGGCTCCGGCCGCAGCTCACGCCTCTACCAGGAGCTGCGGGAAAAGCGCAGCCTCGCTCACTACATCTGGGCCGGCGCTTGGTGCGCACCTGAAGTGGGCCTCTTCAATGTCGAGGCCGAATGCAATCCCGACGACGCCGAAAAGCTCCGCAAAGGCATGCTGGAAGTCATCGAGGTGATGAAGAAAACCGGCCCCGGTCGCGCCGAATTGGAGAAAGCCGTGCGCGCCACGCTCAGCAGCCAGATGCGCACCCTCAGCACCGTGAAAGGCCAGGCCGGCAGCCTCGGCCATGGCTGGCTGCTCACCGGCTCCCTCGATTACCAGCGCCAGTTTCTGCACGCCATCTCCGCGCTGACGCCAGACGTCATTCGAGATGCCGCCCGCCGCTACCTCGTGCCCGAGGCCATGTGCACCGTGACCGTGGGAGAAGACGTGGAGACCAGCTCCAAAGCCACGGCCAGCTCAGACTCCGCACGCCCCGACATCCACCGCTTCAAGCTCAAGAACGGACTCACCCTCATTGTGGGGGAAAACCCGCGCCTGCCGCTCGTCAGCGTCCGCACCAATTTCCTCGCCGGCGTGCTCGCAGAGACAGACCTCTCCGCTGGCGTGACGCAGGTGTCCGCACAGATGCTTCTGAAGGGCACCAAAAAACGCGCCGCCGCAGAGATCGCTGCAGAGCTGGAAAACCGCGGCGGCAGCCTCATCTGCACCGCCGATGCCCACCGCTACACAATCGGCGCCGATGTGATGCGTGGAGATGAAGCCGACGCTCTTGACCTCGTGGCCGACCTTATTCTCAACCCCGCCCTTCCCCAGGCCCAGCTGGCTGAAGTGAAGAAGCGCCAGATCGCCAGCATCCTCGAAGAAAAGGAGGACCCGCTCACCGTCGCCATGCGCAAGGCACGCCGCGAGATCTTTGCCGGCCAGCCTTTCCACCGCACCGCACTCGGCACCGAAGAAACCGTCTCCTCACTCAAGCTGGCCGACTGCCGCGCCATGCTTCAGGCCAGCTTTGCCACCGGCAACGGCGTCATCTCCGTCTTTGGCGATGTGAAAGCCGCCGAGATGAAAAAACAGGTCGAAAAAGCCCTGGCCAAACTCCCACGCGGCAGCCGCCAGATCGCCCTCGGACGCGAGTACCACGCCAGCGCCAAGCCCGCCGCCTGGACCGAGCACATGGACAAGGAGCAGGCCGTGCTCGTCGTCGGCTTCCGCACCGTCGGCCTCGAAGACCGCGATGTACACGCCCTCAATCTCATTGATGAAGCCTGCAGCGACATGGGCAGCCGCCTCTTCAACCGCATCCGCGAGGAGCTCGGCCTCGCCTACTACGTGGGCGCGCAAAACTTCGCTGCCATGGGCGCTGGTGCCTTCTACTTCTACGTCGGCACCGACCCCAAAAAAGTGAAGCTCGCAGAGAAGGAGCTCATGGCGCAGATCAACGACCTCGCCGCCAATGGCCTCCACACCGACGAGATCGACCGCGCCCGCGTGACGTGGCGCTCCTCCTGGCTGCGCGCCCAGCAGGGCAATGGCAGCATGGCAGACGTCTGCGCCTGGAACGAGATCAACGGCCTCGGCTGGGATCACTTCCAAAAGCTCCCCGGCATCATGGCTGACATCAGCTCCAAGGAAATCCAGCGCGTCGCGGCCAAGTACTTCGGCGAAAAGAAAGCCTTCATAGTGCGCGTGCTGCCAAAGTGA
- the ilvN gene encoding acetolactate synthase small subunit → MSDRIPATTDKKPAPQADIINIHTLSVMVNNQPGVLGRICAVFSRRGFNIESLVVSQTRDPRFSRMTIGISGHPEGLTQIILQVNKLIDVIHCIEHTDRDAVAKEMVLIKVAASAAERTEILQIIEHYNGKTVDLQEDSLIALISGNTDKLDAALRLLNKFEIVETVRTGKVVMARGLTET, encoded by the coding sequence ATGAGCGACCGCATCCCCGCCACCACCGACAAGAAGCCTGCGCCGCAGGCCGACATCATCAACATCCACACGCTGAGCGTCATGGTGAACAACCAGCCTGGCGTCCTCGGCCGCATCTGCGCCGTCTTCAGCCGCCGTGGCTTCAATATCGAATCCCTCGTCGTCTCCCAGACCCGCGACCCACGCTTCAGCCGCATGACCATTGGCATCAGTGGCCATCCCGAAGGCCTCACCCAGATCATCCTGCAGGTGAACAAGCTCATCGACGTCATCCACTGCATCGAGCACACAGACCGCGATGCCGTGGCCAAGGAAATGGTGCTCATCAAGGTCGCCGCCAGCGCCGCTGAGCGCACCGAAATCCTGCAGATCATCGAGCACTACAATGGCAAAACCGTTGACCTCCAGGAAGACAGCCTCATCGCCCTCATCAGCGGCAATACCGACAAGCTCGACGCCGCCCTGCGCCTGCTCAACAAGTTCGAAATCGTCGAAACCGTGCGCACCGGCAAGGTCGTCATGGCCCGCGGCCTGACTGAGACCTAA